From a region of the Citricoccus muralis genome:
- a CDS encoding putative transporter small subunit, whose translation MTTLLLTVYVLMWPVIVAAVLFFIARGFFRDVSESKKAGRPII comes from the coding sequence ATGACAACACTTCTGCTGACTGTGTACGTACTGATGTGGCCCGTGATCGTGGCCGCCGTCCTGTTCTTCATCGCGCGCGGCTTCTTCCGCGACGTCTCGGAGTCCAAGAAGGCGGGCCGCCCGATCATCTGA
- a CDS encoding isopenicillin N synthase family dioxygenase, which produces MTSALSDDSITTGAPLDIPVLDLSTMRAVDGSFAPDFLDRLRHAAHHVGFFQIVNYGAAAGQVDDLFRVTADFFARPDEEKLALHNQNSPHYRGYSSVGSERTQGRPDSREQIDFSPDRAPVPAEQITPGEEYWHLQGPNQWPADMPELERAAMDWTALMDRVGEDLLKALCVSIGLDEDHFAEPFSGDRAWMGKLAHYVGGVKEAGTQGVGLHADYGFITLLLQDLVGGLEVRPYGQEHWLPVEPIHGALVVNLGEMLEVATNGYLMATIHRAVAPDEGVDRYSVPFFYSPRLDAVIEPVDLPAELAAEARGVSDDPDNPMLASFGSNMLKGFVRAHPKVTEKFHPELAAK; this is translated from the coding sequence ATGACTTCTGCGCTCTCTGACGACTCCATCACCACCGGGGCCCCGTTGGACATCCCGGTCCTGGACCTGTCCACCATGCGGGCCGTCGACGGCTCGTTCGCCCCGGATTTCCTGGACCGGTTGCGCCATGCCGCCCACCACGTGGGCTTCTTCCAGATCGTCAACTACGGCGCCGCGGCCGGCCAGGTGGATGACCTGTTCCGCGTCACCGCCGACTTCTTCGCCCGGCCGGACGAGGAGAAGCTGGCCCTGCACAACCAGAACTCCCCGCACTACCGCGGCTACTCCTCGGTAGGCTCCGAGCGCACCCAGGGACGCCCGGACTCGCGTGAGCAGATCGACTTCTCCCCGGACCGCGCCCCGGTCCCGGCCGAGCAGATCACACCGGGCGAGGAGTACTGGCACCTGCAGGGCCCCAACCAGTGGCCTGCGGACATGCCGGAACTCGAGCGGGCCGCCATGGACTGGACGGCGCTGATGGACCGCGTCGGCGAGGATCTGCTGAAGGCCCTGTGCGTCTCCATCGGCTTGGACGAGGACCACTTCGCGGAGCCGTTCAGTGGCGACCGCGCCTGGATGGGCAAGCTGGCCCACTATGTCGGCGGCGTGAAGGAGGCCGGTACTCAGGGCGTCGGCCTGCATGCCGACTACGGCTTCATCACCCTGCTGCTGCAGGACCTGGTGGGCGGCCTCGAGGTACGCCCCTATGGCCAGGAGCACTGGCTGCCCGTCGAGCCGATCCACGGCGCCCTGGTCGTCAACCTGGGCGAGATGCTCGAGGTGGCCACCAACGGATACCTCATGGCCACCATCCACCGGGCCGTCGCCCCGGACGAGGGCGTGGACCGCTATTCCGTGCCGTTCTTCTATTCCCCGCGCCTGGACGCCGTGATCGAGCCCGTGGACCTGCCGGCCGAGCTGGCCGCAGAGGCCCGCGGCGTCTCCGACGATCCGGACAACCCCATGCTGGCCTCGTTCGGCTCCAACATGCTCAAGGGCTTCGTCCGCGCGCACCCGAAGGTCACTGAGAAGTTCCACCCGGAGCTGGCCGCGAAGTAG
- a CDS encoding sodium:solute symporter family protein has product MPPAQEINQLGIMAVVLLLVLFYGGTMWMSVGISRKKENADGYMTAGNNIGFGISAASMTATWIWASSMYASATAGYTYGISGPIHYGLWGALMILFIYPFGKRIRKVAPKAHTLAEVMYARHGRSSQLMLAGSNVLGSLISLTSNFIAGGALISMLSPLSFGAGIVIVAAGVLMYTLWSGFRASVLTDFAQVMFMLGAAAIIIPVIFFVAGGPGMFEAGVAAGNVTPQQENFFSSEAFMNQGAPYIAAVLAYAIGNQTIAQRLFAVREDLIKPTFVTATIGYGGSVIGIGMLGVMALYLGVEPMNGDVNNLIPQMAGTYLGPILLGLAFIMIIGALSSTADSDLAALSSIVMADIYGQSVGKKKANPKTMLLVGRISMIVATGAGLYFATAQFNILDLLVFVGALWGCLVFPVIASFYWPKVTNAAFSVSVLAALVAFLPVRFEWIPFTGVLGFSVELLATVGIGVVLGIMSFGFFGLKPAIWVGGIATVAAAPFTFAGIFTDGLRDYTVLSASLVAYAVSFLVCYLMSVRSKQNFDFDVIKDITGDFDPDSPQTAEQIVAAAAAAKASETSGGSSSADSQRD; this is encoded by the coding sequence ATGCCACCCGCTCAGGAGATCAATCAACTAGGAATCATGGCAGTGGTGTTGCTGCTGGTCCTCTTCTACGGCGGAACCATGTGGATGTCCGTGGGCATCAGCCGGAAGAAGGAGAATGCCGACGGCTACATGACCGCCGGCAACAACATCGGATTCGGCATCTCCGCGGCATCGATGACCGCCACCTGGATCTGGGCCTCGTCCATGTACGCCTCCGCCACCGCGGGCTACACATACGGCATCTCCGGCCCCATCCACTACGGGCTCTGGGGAGCCCTGATGATCCTCTTCATCTACCCCTTCGGCAAGCGCATCCGCAAGGTTGCCCCGAAGGCCCACACCTTGGCCGAGGTCATGTACGCGCGGCACGGACGGTCCTCCCAGCTGATGCTGGCCGGATCCAACGTCCTGGGCTCACTGATCTCGTTGACCTCCAACTTCATCGCCGGCGGCGCCCTCATCTCGATGCTGTCCCCGCTGAGTTTCGGCGCGGGCATCGTGATCGTGGCCGCGGGCGTGTTGATGTACACCTTGTGGTCCGGCTTCCGCGCCTCGGTGCTGACCGACTTCGCCCAGGTGATGTTCATGCTCGGCGCGGCCGCCATCATCATCCCCGTGATCTTCTTCGTGGCCGGCGGGCCGGGCATGTTCGAGGCCGGCGTGGCTGCCGGCAACGTCACCCCACAGCAGGAGAACTTCTTCTCCTCCGAGGCCTTCATGAACCAGGGCGCCCCGTACATCGCGGCCGTCCTGGCCTACGCGATCGGCAACCAGACCATCGCGCAGCGTCTGTTCGCAGTGCGGGAGGATCTCATCAAGCCGACTTTCGTGACCGCCACCATCGGCTACGGCGGCTCGGTGATCGGCATCGGCATGCTCGGTGTGATGGCGCTGTACCTGGGCGTGGAGCCCATGAACGGTGACGTCAACAACCTCATCCCGCAGATGGCCGGCACCTACCTCGGCCCGATCCTGTTGGGCCTGGCGTTCATCATGATCATCGGCGCCCTGTCCTCCACCGCTGACTCCGATCTGGCCGCCCTGTCCTCCATCGTCATGGCGGACATCTACGGCCAGTCCGTCGGCAAGAAGAAGGCCAACCCGAAGACCATGCTGCTGGTCGGCCGCATCAGCATGATCGTGGCCACGGGCGCGGGATTGTATTTCGCCACGGCGCAATTCAACATCCTCGATCTGTTGGTGTTCGTCGGTGCCCTGTGGGGCTGCCTGGTGTTCCCGGTCATCGCCTCGTTCTACTGGCCGAAGGTCACCAACGCGGCCTTCTCCGTCTCGGTGCTCGCCGCCCTCGTGGCCTTCCTGCCGGTGCGCTTCGAATGGATCCCGTTCACCGGCGTCCTCGGCTTCAGCGTCGAGCTGTTGGCCACGGTCGGCATCGGCGTGGTGCTGGGCATCATGTCCTTCGGGTTCTTCGGACTGAAGCCGGCGATCTGGGTCGGCGGGATCGCCACCGTGGCGGCCGCGCCGTTCACGTTTGCCGGGATCTTCACCGACGGCCTGCGTGACTACACGGTGCTCTCCGCCTCGCTGGTCGCCTACGCGGTCTCCTTCCTGGTCTGCTATCTGATGTCGGTCCGGTCGAAGCAGAACTTCGACTTCGACGTCATCAAGGACATCACCGGCGACTTCGACCCGGACAGCCCGCAGACGGCCGAGCAGATCGTGGCGGCCGCTGCCGCCGCCAAGGCATCGGAGACGTCCGGGGGATCTTCCTCGGCCGACTCCCAGCGCGACTGA
- a CDS encoding DUF456 domain-containing protein, with protein sequence MDYEIITTVIAGLLLVVAVLGTIIPILPGSILTVLTLIGWAWILGSPAAWTAAIIGAGLAIAGLSASAVLTGRKMKREQIPSGPVLVGVVCAIVGMFVIPVVGLFVGFAVGLLAAEFARRRDLKAAARSSWEALKSMGLGILVEFGCASLAASSFAIGVLVHFLNR encoded by the coding sequence GTGGACTACGAGATCATCACCACCGTCATCGCCGGGCTGCTGTTGGTGGTGGCCGTGCTCGGCACCATCATCCCGATCCTGCCCGGTTCCATCCTGACCGTCCTCACGCTCATCGGCTGGGCGTGGATCCTCGGCTCGCCTGCCGCCTGGACCGCCGCGATCATCGGGGCCGGTCTGGCCATCGCCGGCCTGAGCGCGTCAGCAGTACTGACCGGCCGGAAGATGAAGCGCGAGCAGATTCCGAGCGGCCCAGTCCTGGTGGGCGTGGTGTGCGCGATCGTGGGCATGTTCGTGATCCCCGTGGTCGGGCTATTCGTCGGCTTCGCCGTGGGCCTGCTGGCCGCGGAGTTCGCCCGGCGCCGGGACCTGAAGGCCGCCGCGCGATCCTCCTGGGAGGCGCTGAAGTCCATGGGACTCGGCATCCTCGTGGAGTTCGGCTGTGCCTCGCTGGCCGCCTCGTCCTTCGCGATCGGGGTGCTCGTCCACTTCCTCAACCGCTGA
- a CDS encoding haloacid dehalogenase, with protein sequence MRTVPPLGLLLDVDGPIASPETRRVPDGIVTALVSLAGRGIPVVFNTGRSADFVLQHVATPLLAAGLPGDARFHAVCEKGAVHFSFASLTETAARNAGDGGTGQGGAGQGGTGGDPDAGLPRATRGHGVPAWMGVDARMRLPADLESRLVRLVGDYTDTMFYDDTKLAMFSAEMNVGESPERYRAAQRDFEDRVADLLAEDRSAEAFQLDSTIISSDVEHVSSGKDLGAERSWALIAADGELPMRWFTCGDSRTDYAMADWLQARGAPVVHVDVRHEDGVPETPYRVMTSEDLAAHGFGTSEARHEEAGQAFLEWALKTTGAPNATM encoded by the coding sequence ATGCGCACTGTGCCCCCGCTTGGACTGCTCCTGGACGTCGACGGCCCCATCGCCTCGCCCGAGACCCGCCGGGTGCCGGACGGCATCGTCACGGCACTGGTCTCCCTGGCGGGCCGAGGCATCCCCGTGGTCTTCAACACCGGCCGGTCCGCCGACTTCGTTCTGCAGCACGTGGCCACCCCACTCCTGGCCGCCGGCCTACCGGGCGACGCCCGATTCCATGCGGTGTGCGAGAAGGGCGCGGTCCACTTCTCCTTCGCTTCTCTGACCGAAACGGCAGCCCGTAACGCCGGGGACGGCGGCACCGGTCAGGGCGGAGCGGGTCAGGGCGGCACTGGCGGGGATCCCGACGCCGGCCTGCCCCGGGCCACGCGCGGCCACGGGGTGCCCGCCTGGATGGGGGTCGACGCCCGCATGCGGCTCCCAGCGGACCTGGAGTCCCGCTTGGTCCGACTGGTGGGCGACTACACGGACACCATGTTCTACGACGACACGAAGCTGGCCATGTTCTCGGCCGAGATGAACGTGGGCGAGTCCCCGGAGCGCTACCGCGCAGCTCAGCGCGACTTCGAGGACCGTGTGGCGGACCTCCTCGCCGAGGATCGTTCCGCCGAGGCTTTCCAGCTGGACTCGACCATCATCTCCTCGGACGTCGAGCACGTCTCCAGTGGCAAGGACCTGGGCGCGGAACGCTCCTGGGCCCTGATCGCTGCCGACGGGGAACTGCCGATGCGCTGGTTCACCTGCGGGGACTCCCGCACGGACTACGCCATGGCGGACTGGCTGCAAGCGCGCGGGGCGCCGGTGGTGCACGTGGATGTCCGGCACGAGGACGGCGTCCCGGAGACCCCGTACCGGGTGATGACCAGTGAGGACCTGGCCGCCCATGGTTTCGGGACGTCCGAGGCGCGGCACGAGGAAGCCGGGCAGGCCTTCCTGGAGTGGGCATTAAAGACCACTGGGGCACCGAACGCCACCATGTGA
- a CDS encoding DUF1801 domain-containing protein encodes MKERAAELKADAKRAKGAKKAAAEEADLLAKIAQMPEGDREMAERLHSIVTTVAPDLAPKLYYGQPGYNRDGKVVVFFRSGQMDQERYSTFGVSSKAALDEADGFWPTSYALIDPTEKAWERLADVVRRAAGAE; translated from the coding sequence ATGAAGGAGCGTGCCGCCGAGCTGAAGGCAGACGCCAAGCGGGCCAAGGGAGCGAAGAAGGCGGCTGCGGAAGAGGCGGACCTTCTCGCGAAGATCGCGCAGATGCCCGAGGGGGACCGGGAGATGGCCGAACGGCTGCACTCGATCGTCACCACGGTGGCGCCCGACCTGGCGCCGAAGCTCTACTACGGTCAGCCCGGATATAACCGGGACGGAAAGGTCGTGGTCTTCTTCCGCAGTGGGCAGATGGACCAGGAGCGATACTCGACCTTCGGTGTCAGCTCGAAGGCGGCCCTCGACGAGGCTGATGGCTTCTGGCCGACCTCGTACGCCCTCATCGATCCGACCGAGAAGGCCTGGGAGCGGCTCGCAGACGTCGTCCGACGCGCGGCGGGAGCGGAGTAG
- the ald gene encoding alanine dehydrogenase, giving the protein MLIGVPTEIKNNEFRVGLTPVGVTELVHHQHEVMVQSGAGLGSGTSDEDYRQAGARIVSSAEEIWDQAALVLKVKEPVGPEWQLMRRGQILFTYLHLAADPKLTHAVLESGTTAIAYETVTRGHALPLLAPMSQVAGRLAPLAGAYHLTQAQGGSGILMSGVPGTRQARVAVIGAGVAGEAAAVVAAGMGADVTVLDINLSRLTELDTAHQGRLHTLASSKMHIAETVANADLVIGSVLIPGAAAPKLVTADMVASMRPGSVLVDIAIDQGGCFENSRPTTHQEPTFRVGEQIYYCVANIPGAVPQTSTAALTNATLPYILRIADHGWREALAADEGLLSGLNAHEGVLTHQGVTDAVAGPLGLDPQLDYRPASDVVAG; this is encoded by the coding sequence ATGCTCATCGGCGTCCCCACTGAAATCAAGAACAACGAATTCCGCGTCGGCCTCACCCCCGTCGGCGTCACGGAACTCGTCCACCACCAGCACGAGGTCATGGTCCAGTCTGGGGCCGGGCTCGGCTCGGGCACTTCGGATGAGGACTACCGGCAAGCCGGAGCCCGCATCGTGTCCTCGGCCGAGGAGATCTGGGACCAGGCCGCCCTGGTGCTCAAGGTCAAGGAGCCGGTGGGCCCCGAATGGCAGCTGATGCGCCGGGGGCAGATTCTGTTCACCTATCTGCACCTCGCCGCCGATCCGAAGCTCACCCACGCCGTGCTCGAGTCCGGTACCACGGCCATCGCCTACGAGACCGTCACCCGCGGGCACGCCCTGCCGCTACTGGCCCCCATGAGCCAAGTCGCCGGACGCCTCGCTCCCCTGGCCGGCGCCTACCACCTGACCCAGGCCCAGGGCGGCTCCGGCATCCTCATGAGCGGCGTACCCGGAACCCGGCAGGCCCGCGTGGCCGTGATCGGGGCCGGCGTCGCCGGCGAGGCGGCTGCCGTGGTCGCCGCCGGCATGGGTGCCGATGTGACCGTCCTGGACATCAACCTCAGCCGTCTCACCGAACTGGACACCGCGCACCAGGGGCGGTTGCACACGCTGGCCTCCTCGAAGATGCACATCGCCGAGACCGTGGCGAATGCCGACCTGGTGATCGGCTCGGTACTCATCCCCGGCGCGGCAGCCCCCAAGCTGGTCACCGCGGACATGGTGGCGTCCATGCGCCCCGGCTCAGTACTCGTGGACATCGCGATCGACCAGGGCGGCTGCTTCGAGAACTCCCGGCCCACCACCCACCAGGAACCGACCTTCCGGGTGGGTGAGCAGATCTACTACTGCGTGGCCAACATCCCCGGGGCCGTCCCCCAGACCTCGACGGCGGCCCTCACCAACGCCACGCTGCCCTACATCCTGCGGATCGCCGATCACGGCTGGCGTGAGGCCCTCGCCGCGGACGAAGGGCTGCTGTCCGGGCTGAACGCCCACGAGGGCGTCCTCACCCACCAGGGGGTCACCGACGCCGTGGCCGGACCGCTGGGGCTGGACCCGCAACTGGACTACCGGCCGGCGTCGGACGTGGTCGCCGGCTGA
- a CDS encoding LytR C-terminal domain-containing protein — MSHPQMPPDVDPRQEPDGRRIFTEHDLGRYFGVVDPKVLQRDRRRRHRRHAIVLLIVALLVSGVTVTAYQVLQGAWSIPGWEAAPPEEPLLCPAGEFDYSTEATVTVYNGTTIGGLAGDVANALEDREFVIGGVGNKGFTTSNMVAVIISGPDGRDTSLAVQRNIEGSVYLPDAREEATVDVIMGTQYEGLVPADGVNTASGPLDCQRLETEAPTAALG; from the coding sequence GTGTCCCACCCTCAGATGCCTCCGGACGTGGACCCGCGCCAGGAGCCGGACGGACGGCGGATCTTCACGGAGCACGACCTCGGCCGGTATTTCGGGGTGGTGGACCCGAAGGTCCTGCAGCGGGACCGCCGCCGGCGTCACCGCCGGCACGCGATCGTCCTGCTGATCGTGGCCCTCCTCGTCTCCGGGGTGACCGTCACGGCGTATCAGGTGCTGCAGGGGGCCTGGAGCATCCCGGGGTGGGAGGCGGCCCCGCCGGAGGAGCCGCTCCTGTGCCCGGCGGGGGAGTTCGACTACTCGACCGAGGCCACGGTGACCGTCTACAACGGCACCACCATCGGCGGGCTGGCCGGGGACGTGGCCAACGCCCTCGAGGACCGCGAGTTCGTGATCGGTGGGGTCGGCAACAAGGGGTTCACCACCTCCAATATGGTGGCCGTCATCATTTCCGGCCCGGACGGACGGGACACGTCCCTGGCGGTGCAGCGGAACATCGAGGGCTCGGTCTACCTCCCGGACGCCCGCGAGGAGGCCACAGTGGACGTCATCATGGGCACCCAGTACGAGGGCCTCGTGCCGGCGGACGGGGTCAACACCGCATCCGGACCGCTGGACTGCCAGCGGCTCGAGACAGAGGCCCCGACGGCGGCGCTGGGCTGA